Proteins found in one Tamandua tetradactyla isolate mTamTet1 chromosome 1, mTamTet1.pri, whole genome shotgun sequence genomic segment:
- the HSPA12B gene encoding heat shock 70 kDa protein 12B produces the protein MLAVPEMGLQGLYVGSSSERSPVPSPPGSPRTQESCGIAPLTPSQSPKPEARAPQQPPFSVVVAIDFGTTSSGYAFSFASDPEAIHMMRKWEGGDPGVAHQKTPTCLLLTPEGTFHSFGYTARDYYHDLDPEEARDWLYFEKFKMKIHSATDLSLRTQLEAVNGRKMPALEVFAHALRFFKEHALQELREQSPLLPGEDTVRWVLTVPAIWKQPAKQFMRESAYLAGLVSREDAEHLLIALEPEAASVYCRKLRLHQLVDLSVRALGGGRLSERRSIDSSFRQAREQLRRSRHSRTFLVESGVGELWAEMQAGDRYMVADCGGGTVDLTVHQLEQPHGTLKELYKASGGPYGAVGVDLAFEQLLGRIFGEDFITTFKRQRPAAWVDLTIAFEARKRTAGPHRAGALNISLPFSFIDFYRKQRGHNVETALRRSSVNFVKWSSQGMLQMSCQAMNELFQPTVSGIIQHIEELLARPEVQGVKLLFLVGGFAESAVLQHAVQTALGARGLRVVVPHDVGLTILKGAVLFGQAPGVVRVRRSPLTYGVGVLNRFVAGRHPPDKLLVRDGRRWCTDVFERFVAAEQSVALGEEVRRSYCPARPGQRRVLINLYCCAAEDAHFITDPGVRKCGALSLELEPEPTDRGPDAAGTPPGRREIRAAMQFGDTEIKVTAVDVSTNRSVRAAIDFLNN, from the exons AAGCCTGAGGCTCGAGCCCCCCAGCAGCCCCCCTTCTCCGTCGTGGTGGCCATCGACTTCGGCACCACATCCAGTGGCTATGCCTTCAGCTTTGCCAGTGACCCCGAGGCCATCCACATGATGAG GAAATGGGAAGGTGGGGACCCAGGCGTGGCCCACCAGAAGACGCCGACCTGCCTGCTGCTGACCCCAGAAGGCACCTTTCACAGTTTTGGCTACACTGCCCGCGACTACTACCATGACCTGGACCCGGAGGAGGCGCGAGACTGGCTCTACTTCGAGAAGTTCAAGATGAAGATCCACAGTGCCACT GATCTCTCCTTGAGGACCCAGCTAGAGGCAGTAAATGGCCGGAAAATGCCTGCCCTGGAGGTGTTCGCCCATGCCCTGCGCTTCTTCAAGGAGCATGCCCTACAG GAGCTGAGGGAGCAGAGCCCCTTGCTGCCCGGGGAGGACACCGTGCGCTGGGTGTTGACTGTGCCCGCCATCTGGAAACAGCCAGCCAAGCAGTTCATGCGGGAGTCCGCCTACCTG GCTGGTTTGGTGTCACGAGAGGATGCAGAGCACCTACTCATCGCCCTGGAGCCAGAGGCTGCCTCCGTCTACTGCCGTAAGCTGCGCCTGCACCAGCTTGTGGACCTGAGCGTGCGGGCCCTGGGTGGTGGGCGCCTGAGTGAGCGCCGCTCCATCGACTCCAGCTTCCGGCAGG CCCGCGAGCAGCTGCGGAGGTCTCGCCACAGCCGCACCTTTCTGGTGGAGTCGGGCGTGGGAGAGCTGTGGGCGGAAATGCAAGCAG gagaccgctACATGGTGGCAGACTGTGGGGGAGGCACAGTGGACCTGACAGTGCACCAGCTGGAGCAACCCCATGGCACCCTCAAAGAGCTCTACAAAGCTTCGG gTGGCCCGTATGGCGCGGTGGGCGTGGACCTGGCCTTCGAGCAGCTGCTGGGCCGCATCTTCGGCGAAGACTTCATCACCACCTTCAAAAGGCAACGGCCGGCAGCATGGGTAGACCTCACCATAGCCTTCGAGGCCCGCAAACGCACGGCCGGGCCACACCGTGCCGGGGCACTGAACATCTCCCTGCCCTTCTCCTTCATTGACTTCTACCGCAAGCAGCGAGGCCACAATGTGGAGACGGCCCTGCGCAGGAGCAG CGTGAACTTCGTGAAGTGGTCCTCACAGGGGATGCTGCAGATGTCCTGTCAGGCCATGAACGAGCTCTTCCAGCCCACAGTGAGCGGGATCATCCAGCACATCG AGGAGCTGCTGGCGCGGCCGGAGGTGCAGGGTGTGAAGCTGCTATTCCTGGTGGGCGGCTTCGCAGAGTCAGCAGTGCTGCAGCACGCGGTGCAGACGGCGCTGGGCGCTCGCGGGCTGCGCGTGGTGGTCCCGCACGACGTGGGCCTCACCATCCTCAAGGGCGCCGTACTCTTCGGGCAGGCGCCAGGCGTGGTGCGGGTGCGCCGCTCGCCGCTCACCTACGGCGTGGGTGTGCTCAACCGCTTCGTGGCCGGGCGCCACCCGCCGGACAAGCTGCTGGTCCGCGATGGCCGCCGCTGGTGCACCGACGTCTTCGAGCGCTTCGTGGCCGCGGAGCAGTCGGTAGCGCTGGGCGAGGAGGTGCGGCGCAGTTACTGCCCCGCGCGCCCGGGGCAGCGGCGCGTGCTCATCAACCTGTACTGCTGCGCCGCCGAGGACGCGCACTTCATCACCGACCCCGGCGTGCGCAAGTGCGGCGCGCTCAGCCTCGAGCTTGAGCCCGAGCCCACCGACCGCGGCCCCGACGCCGCGGGCACGCCCCCGGGCCGCCGCGAGATCCGCGCCGCCATGCAGTTTGGCGATACCGAGATCAAAGTCACTGCTGTCGACGTCAGCACCAATCGCTCCGTGCGCGCCGCCATCGACTTTCTTAACAACTGA
- the ADISSP gene encoding adipose-secreted signaling protein, whose protein sequence is MASANKGNKPRVRSIRFVAGHDAEGSQSHVHFDEKLHDSVVMVTQESDNSFLVKVGFLKILHRYEITFTLPPVRRLSKDIREAPVPSLHLKLLSVLPVPEGYSVKCEYSAHKEGVLKEEMLLACEGGAGACVRVTVQARVMDRHHGTPMLLDGVKCVGAELEYDSEHSDWHGFD, encoded by the exons ATGGCTTCAGCCAACAAAG GCAACAAGCCCAGAGTCCGGAGTATCCGCTTTGTGGCAGGCCACGATGCAGAAGGCTCCCAGAGCCACGTCCATTTTGATGAGAAGCTGCACGACTCGGTGGTCATGGTCACCCAGGAGAGTGACAACAGCTTTCTTGTCAAG GTTGGCTTCCTGAAGATCCTGCACAGGTATGAGATTACCTTCACGCTGCCCCCAGTGCGCAGGCTGAGCAAGGACATTCGAGAGGCACCTGTCCCCAGCCTACACCTCAAGCTCCTCAGCGTCTTGCCCGTCCCAGAAG GTTACAGTGTCAAATGCGAGTACTCCGCGCACAAGGAGGGCGTTCTCAAGGAGGAGATGCTGTTGGCCTGCGAAGGCGGCGCTGGCGCCTGCGTGCGCGTCACGGTGCAGGCGCGCGTCATGG ACCGGCACCACGGCACGCCCATGCTGCTGGACGGTGTCAAGTGCGTCGGTGCCGAGCTGGAATACGACTCTGAGCACAGCGACTGGCATGGCTTCGACTGA